The genomic segment GGAGGGATTCCCTTACTTGCACCATTAAATGACGGTTTGGCTGCTAACAATATAAAAACGGTTTATGGAATTATCAATGGAACAGCCAATTACATTCTAAGTAAAATGGCTGACGCAGAACTTGATTTTGATGTGGTTTTAAAAGAGGCCCAGCTAATGGGTTACGCAGAACAAGACCCCACCTTCGACATTGAAGGGCATGATACTGCCCAAAAACTCATCATATTGAGCATGCTTAGCTTCGGAGTTTATGTGGAACAAGACAATTTCCATGTGGAAGGCATAACCAAGATCACCCCTGATGACATTAAATTCGCCAGGGAAGAATTAAACTCAGTAGTTAAACTATTAGCCATAGCCCAAATTGATGAGGAAGGCGAACTCGAAATAAGAGTCCATCCAACCCTTGTACCGCAAAATCATTTATTAGCATCGGTTAATAATGTTTTTAATGCAGTTTACATTGTTGGTGATATTGTGGGGCCTGTGCTTATGTATGGGCAGGGTGCAGGCATGATGCCCACTGCCAGTGCCGTGGTGGCAGACTGCATAGACATAATCCAGGATATGAAGAAACCAGCAGAATACGGACCAACACCGGGTAAGGTGAAAAAGATCAAAGACATGTCTGATGTGGAGTCCAAATATTACATGCGAATAACTGCATTAGACAAAACAGGTGTGCTTCACTCCATATCCGGAATTTTAAGCGACCATAATATAAGTATAGAATCTGTGAGCCAGAAAAAAGCCAACCATGGTGAAGCAATCCCAATATTCATGATAACCC from the Methanobacterium sp. genome contains:
- a CDS encoding homoserine dehydrogenase encodes the protein MNETINIGLIGFGTIGSGFIATLNQNTNLIEEKVHKKVKLKRVVDLDITTDRGVEVDHEILSTNVDDILEDDEIDIVIELIGGYQPALNFILKAMENGKHVVTANKALLAKHWQEIIDCASKNRVRICFEASVGGGIPLLAPLNDGLAANNIKTVYGIINGTANYILSKMADAELDFDVVLKEAQLMGYAEQDPTFDIEGHDTAQKLIILSMLSFGVYVEQDNFHVEGITKITPDDIKFAREELNSVVKLLAIAQIDEEGELEIRVHPTLVPQNHLLASVNNVFNAVYIVGDIVGPVLMYGQGAGMMPTASAVVADCIDIIQDMKKPAEYGPTPGKVKKIKDMSDVESKYYMRITALDKTGVLHSISGILSDHNISIESVSQKKANHGEAIPIFMITHHSLEKNMQKAIQLIDKLDFVKEETLIIRLL